Proteins from a single region of Methanotorris igneus Kol 5:
- a CDS encoding TIGR00267 family protein: protein MNNDDEQSPLSRVFKKFKFELNETKLRYVVRGIIDGSLSTLGVVIGASSGEPSLIISAGIGGGIANGLSNILGALTAEKASLEKEREMQERSLLKENGYLKKTIFYKQAVHETIICGFVDGISTMLGSMLPVVPFFVFEPRIAVFVAIAITLAILFALGMFIGKISRENLIVAGLKMVIGGVLVALAGFVIERIFG from the coding sequence TTGAACAACGATGATGAACAATCCCCACTGTCGCGAGTTTTTAAAAAATTTAAATTTGAATTAAATGAAACAAAACTTAGGTATGTTGTAAGAGGAATTATAGACGGTTCATTATCTACTCTGGGTGTTGTTATTGGGGCAAGTAGTGGAGAACCATCATTAATCATTTCTGCTGGGATTGGTGGAGGAATTGCAAATGGGCTCTCAAACATATTAGGTGCTTTAACTGCTGAGAAAGCATCCTTAGAAAAAGAGAGGGAAATGCAAGAAAGATCCCTACTAAAAGAAAATGGATATTTAAAGAAAACAATATTTTACAAACAGGCCGTGCATGAAACAATAATATGTGGATTTGTGGATGGAATATCAACTATGCTTGGTTCAATGCTCCCAGTTGTGCCCTTTTTTGTATTCGAGCCAAGAATTGCTGTGTTTGTAGCCATAGCAATAACACTTGCAATATTATTTGCACTTGGGATGTTTATTGGAAAAATCTCACGGGAAAACCTTATAGTAGCTGGGCTAAAAATGGTTATTGGTGGGGTCTTAGTTGCACTGGCTGGTTTTGTAATTGAAAGAATCTTTGGATAA
- a CDS encoding DUF2115 domain-containing protein: protein MNSRELFKKLKKEAKEFSIYDMMKARCFMENDAKYLPPQYRNEFLESLGMYFYNVLNEIKNRDKNSVESFEIDEEKLEKLIERIESFKKMNSENEDAFIRLSKIIAPYLIFIAKKPIHPENLVFPGKKKIIKKGNTYYCPVKNKQKNEYSLCEFCVCKDISELDSDL from the coding sequence ATGAATAGTAGAGAGTTATTCAAAAAACTAAAAAAAGAAGCCAAAGAATTTAGCATATACGATATGATGAAAGCAAGGTGTTTCATGGAGAATGATGCAAAATACCTTCCCCCTCAATATAGAAATGAATTTTTAGAATCACTTGGAATGTATTTCTATAATGTTTTAAATGAAATTAAGAATAGAGATAAAAACTCAGTAGAATCCTTCGAAATTGATGAAGAAAAGTTAGAAAAATTAATTGAGAGAATAGAAAGTTTTAAAAAAATGAACAGTGAAAATGAAGATGCATTTATAAGGTTGTCTAAGATTATAGCCCCTTACTTAATCTTCATTGCGAAAAAGCCAATTCATCCCGAAAATTTAGTGTTCCCTGGAAAAAAGAAAATTATAAAAAAGGGAAATACTTATTACTGCCCAGTTAAAAATAAGCAAAAAAATGAATATTCATTATGTGAGTTTTGTGTATGTAAAGATATTAGTGAATTGGATAGCGATC